A single Fibrobacter sp. DNA region contains:
- a CDS encoding MotA/TolQ/ExbB proton channel family protein — MFRLKNALLLRNFATDERRKIFFKNDVGKSLLNRISLVSRLSSLVLIVALVLLAPAAFAQQAPADIDAVKKRAELNSAKADLEEARKKRDMAVAARWKDRETANQERELFNEKYNESKEKVDALMSERARLFEDVRVAREDLAQVKLQAEKARAEFLSLAAGPERLEPLAKFQEQGIPFKISERVEVQNKVKKEMGLYKDDPVRIAKGLFDAARAEMDFTREIQMEQGELVFGRSVAQGMRLRMGGLYAMELADAADGLTGIKPSALMLPVAGEKKRSFSWQENLTPETRKEIETAFAHAKDSAFVNVPVDVLLSTELSSELANHQETTWKDDLMEFFRNGGILMYPIVTLFGLGLLVALWRFLWLLIAGFGGLSTGRTLKALRKGDLETARAQVKRAHGKVGRVLKTVLLKDYSGREAGEKALEELFAREVPKIESGLTWISVFAATAPLLGLLGTVMGMIELFDVITMHGTSDPKLLAGGISIALVTTEAGLIVAIPLQLIHTFLTNRADSLRSRMESAGLAVLNALWVKEKSQENA; from the coding sequence ATGTTTAGACTAAAGAACGCTCTGTTGCTTCGCAACTTCGCTACAGACGAAAGACGAAAGATTTTTTTTAAAAATGATGTTGGCAAAAGTTTGCTGAATAGGATTTCTCTCGTCTCTCGTCTCTCGTCTCTCGTCTTAATTGTCGCTCTTGTCCTGCTTGCTCCCGCAGCCTTTGCACAGCAGGCTCCTGCAGATATTGACGCCGTCAAGAAGCGTGCCGAACTGAACAGCGCCAAGGCCGACCTGGAAGAAGCCCGCAAAAAGCGGGACATGGCCGTTGCCGCCCGCTGGAAAGACCGGGAGACCGCCAACCAGGAGCGGGAACTTTTCAATGAGAAGTACAACGAAAGCAAGGAGAAGGTGGACGCCCTCATGTCGGAGCGGGCCCGTCTCTTCGAAGACGTGCGCGTGGCTAGGGAAGACCTGGCGCAGGTTAAGCTGCAGGCCGAAAAGGCCCGTGCGGAATTTTTGTCTCTTGCGGCGGGCCCGGAGCGTCTGGAGCCCCTCGCCAAGTTTCAGGAACAGGGAATCCCCTTCAAGATTTCTGAACGGGTAGAAGTCCAGAACAAGGTCAAGAAGGAAATGGGCCTGTACAAGGACGACCCGGTCCGTATCGCCAAGGGGCTGTTTGACGCCGCCCGTGCGGAGATGGACTTTACCCGCGAAATCCAGATGGAGCAGGGGGAATTGGTATTCGGGCGGTCTGTGGCCCAGGGCATGCGCCTCCGCATGGGCGGCCTCTACGCCATGGAACTTGCGGATGCCGCCGACGGCCTCACCGGAATCAAGCCTTCGGCCCTGATGCTCCCCGTGGCCGGCGAAAAGAAACGCAGTTTCAGCTGGCAAGAAAACCTGACGCCAGAGACACGGAAAGAGATTGAAACCGCCTTCGCCCATGCCAAGGATTCCGCCTTTGTCAATGTGCCGGTGGACGTGCTCTTGAGTACGGAACTTTCCTCCGAGCTGGCAAACCACCAGGAGACCACCTGGAAAGACGACCTGATGGAATTTTTCAGGAACGGCGGCATTTTGATGTACCCTATCGTGACGCTGTTCGGGCTTGGCCTGCTGGTGGCGCTGTGGCGGTTCCTGTGGCTGTTGATCGCTGGCTTTGGCGGCCTATCTACGGGTCGCACCCTCAAGGCGCTCCGGAAGGGCGACCTGGAGACCGCCCGCGCCCAGGTGAAACGGGCCCACGGCAAGGTGGGGCGCGTGCTGAAGACGGTGCTTTTGAAGGACTATTCCGGCCGTGAGGCCGGAGAGAAGGCTCTGGAAGAGTTGTTCGCCCGGGAAGTCCCGAAAATCGAGAGCGGCCTCACCTGGATTTCCGTGTTTGCTGCAACCGCCCCGCTGCTTGGCCTCTTGGGTACGGTGATGGGCATGATCGAACTCTTCGACGTGATTACCATGCACGGCACTTCTGACCCGAAACTCCTGGCGGGGGGCATTTCTATCGCCCTCGTGACTACGGAAGCGGGCCTGATTGTGGCTATCCCGCTGCAGCTGATCCATACCTTCCTTACCAACAGGGCAGATTCTTTGCGGAGCCGCATGGAAAGCGCTGGCCTTGCGGTGCTGAATGCGCTGTGGGTCAAGGAAAAGTCCCAGGAAAACGCCTAA
- a CDS encoding MotA/TolQ/ExbB proton channel family protein — protein sequence MRCGSRKSPRKTPKELSGVSVETVSEISVIEAAFGILFRGGWVLAPIFALGWFGWFLMIERYGYYFMLKGGSVNGVLGGFWKNLEKKGEDEAFKKLSRRPYGYFYALACDVRKYRDHGPVAVRNAMEETRHRISVNLSKSLRTISTCAAIAPMLGLLGTVSGMVHTFETIQLFGFGNPVLLADGISEALLTTQAGLLVAFPLMLAYNYLAGRVENVEKQAWSEALKFESYVFKEVTPVADRVAVAEEK from the coding sequence ATGCGCTGTGGGTCAAGGAAAAGTCCCAGGAAAACGCCTAAGGAACTGTCGGGAGTTTCTGTGGAAACCGTAAGCGAAATATCCGTCATCGAGGCGGCCTTCGGAATCCTCTTTCGGGGAGGGTGGGTGCTTGCGCCCATCTTTGCGCTGGGGTGGTTCGGATGGTTTTTGATGATCGAGCGCTACGGCTACTACTTTATGCTCAAGGGCGGCAGCGTGAACGGCGTGCTGGGCGGATTCTGGAAGAACCTGGAAAAGAAGGGGGAGGACGAAGCCTTCAAGAAACTTTCCCGCCGCCCCTACGGTTATTTTTACGCCCTGGCATGCGACGTGCGGAAGTATCGTGACCATGGCCCCGTGGCGGTGCGCAACGCCATGGAAGAGACCCGCCACCGCATATCCGTGAACCTTTCCAAGTCCCTGAGGACCATTTCTACCTGTGCGGCCATCGCCCCCATGCTTGGCCTGTTGGGAACGGTGTCCGGCATGGTGCATACCTTCGAGACAATCCAGCTTTTTGGCTTCGGAAACCCGGTGCTCTTGGCCGACGGCATTTCAGAAGCACTGCTTACCACCCAGGCGGGGCTTCTGGTGGCGTTCCCCCTGATGCTTGCCTACAACTACTTGGCGGGCCGTGTAGAGAATGTAGAAAAGCAGGCCTGGAGCGAAGCGCTGAAGTTTGAGTCCTATGTTTTTAAAGAGGTGACGCCGGTCGCGGACCGTGTTGCCGTTGCGGAGGAAAAATGA
- a CDS encoding DUF3450 family protein: HKGLIEADDALNRTLEVFYDRIRLGYTTEVYKGFLQVDARSVPGTYLRYGAVESIFVSNDGNDVLWLSRGADGTYRWNNVSDNLAMRTALKDVMKVAEGKTAPRLVTIPVVVPKEGL, encoded by the coding sequence CACAAGGGCCTCATCGAGGCGGACGACGCCCTGAACCGCACCCTGGAAGTCTTTTATGACCGTATCCGCCTGGGCTACACCACCGAAGTCTACAAGGGATTTTTGCAGGTGGACGCCCGCAGCGTCCCTGGCACCTACCTCCGCTACGGCGCGGTAGAAAGCATCTTTGTGAGCAACGACGGCAACGACGTGCTGTGGCTCTCCCGCGGGGCCGACGGCACCTACCGCTGGAACAACGTCTCCGACAACCTCGCCATGCGAACCGCCCTGAAGGACGTGATGAAGGTGGCCGAAGGCAAGACCGCCCCGAGGCTGGTGACCATTCCCGTGGTCGTTCCGAAGGAGGGGCTGTGA